A stretch of the Malus domestica chromosome 08, GDT2T_hap1 genome encodes the following:
- the LOC103441694 gene encoding heat shock 70 kDa protein BIP3-like isoform X1 produces MKSVPSTLALLLFFVSAITILALALALGEDDVVIGIDLGSDYACVGVYINNNNNNNNNNSGRVEIIPNEQGNTATPSWVAFTDYDDDTGPLIGEAAKDQASLNAQRTIFHVKRLIGRKYDDPEVQRDINLLPYEVVYKDGKPCIQVKVRNKTKVFSPEEISAMILAKLKENAEAYLGKKIKHAVVTVPAYFTDAQRQATTSASNIAGLNVVKILDETTAAATAYGLDNKEQKNILVYHLGGGVGGGKIDDVNILTINNGVFELKGATSTGDSHMRGKDSFGVLRMMGSVIKLFKRKYNNNNNNEEKIKALEPIKKALEDAGINKTDIHEIVLVGGTSRIPKVQQLLKDFFNGKEPKKKGINPIEAVAFGAAVEGGVLFRLREGEGGDETKFKDQLFLDNTDPFRLLIKMNVGLMTKLVSKGAIFTPINESRTLSTYPDPKTLVSIKVFEGERSIRKDYHELFRTAPLRSWGVHESIKSSTLADANGTQHVKAEENKVGKAKRSLLIPIGIVKKEPGELAVLDEELSKTMYARFKLQNFIYSMRSAFKLIDKMDLYDMINYDCKLIQALEWLLHDSQIMNAEKDDFDKKLMEVARVCFQVIKQFVEKSGGTSSPTL; encoded by the exons atgaaatcaGTGCCGTCAACTTTAGCGCTGCTGCTTTTCTTTGTTTCAG CGATAACAATATTAGCATTAGCATTAGCATTAGGAGAGGATGACGTTGTGATTGGAATCGACCTTGGAAGTGACTATGCTTGTGTGGGAGTgtacatcaacaacaacaacaacaacaacaacaacaacagtgGTCGTGTAGAGATCATACCGAATGAACAAGGCAATACAGCCACACCCTCATGGGTTGCATTCACTGATTATGATGATGATACCGGCCCTTTAATTGGCGAGGCTGCAAAGGATCAAGCGTCTCTCAACGCACAGCGCACTATATTCCATGTCAAGCGGCTTATTGGAAGGAA GTATGATGATCCGGAAGTTCAGAGAGATATTAACTTGTTACCGTATGAGGTTGTGTACAAGGATGGAAAGCCTTGTATTCAGGTCAAAgttagaaacaaaacaaaggtGTTTAGTCCCGAAGAAATCAGTGCTATGATATTGGCTAAGTTGAAGGAAAACGCTGAGGCTTATCTGGGGAAGAAAATTAAACACGCTGTCGTCACCGTTCCAG CTTATTTCACAGATGCGCAGAGGCAGGCTACTACGAGTGCAAGCAACATTGCCGGGCTCAATGTTGTTAAGATACTGGATGAGACTACGGCTGCAGCGACCGCCTATGGCCTAGACAACAAAGAACAGAAGAACATATTGGTTTATCATCTCGGTGGTGGAGTTGGTGGTGGTAAAATTGATGATGTTAACATCTTGACCATCAATAATGGTGTGTTCGAGCTCAAGGGAGCTACAAGTACTGGAGACAGCCACATGAGAGGTAAAGACAGCTTCGGAGTCCTCAGAATGATGGGTTCTGTCATCAAATTATTCAAGAGGAAgtacaacaataacaacaacaacgagGAGAAGATTAAGGCTCTTGAGCCAATTAAAAAGGCTTTAGAAGATGCTGGCATTAATAAAACAGATATCCATGAGATTGTGCTTGTTGGAGGGACTAGTCGAATTCCTAAGGTGCAACAGTTGTTGAAGGACTTCTTCAACGGGAAAGAGCCGAAGAAAAAGGGTATCAATCCTATTGAGGCTGTTGCTTTTGGTGCAGCAGTTGAGGGTGGAGTCCTCTTCAGACTCAGAGAAGGAGAAGGTGGGGATGAAACCAAATTTAAAG ATCAACTTTTCCTTGATAATACTGATCCTTTTCGTCTCCTTATCAAAATGAATGTTGGTTTGATGACCAAATTGGTTAGCAAGGGTGCCATCTTTACTCCAATTAACGAGTCTCGGACCTTGAGCACTTATCCAGACCCGAAGACCCTAGTATCCATCAAG GTGTTTGAAGGTGAAAGAAGCATCAGAAAGGATTACCATGAACTATTTAGAACTGCACCTCTTCGAAG CTGGGGAGTGCATGAAAGTATAAAGAGCTCTACGCTGGCTGATGCAAATGGCACCCAACATGTGAAAGCAGAGGAGAACAAGGTCGGAAAGGCTAAGAGGTCTCTGCTTATCCCAATCGGGATAGTGAAGAAGGAGCCTGGGGAACTTGCTGTACTGGACGAAGAGTTGTCGAAAACAATGTATGCCAGGTTCAAGCTTCAGAACTTCATATACAGCATGAGGTCCGCCTTCAAGCTGATCGATAAGATGGACTTGTATGACATGATAAATTATGACTGCAAACTTATACAAGCTCTTGAGTGGTTGCTGCATGACAGTCAAATTATGAATGCAGAGAAGGATGATTTTGATAAGAAGCTGATGGAGGTGGCTCGAGTGTGCTTTCAAGTTATAAAGCAATTTGTAGAGAAGAGCGGTGGAACTTCTTCTCCTACTCTATAG
- the LOC103441694 gene encoding heat shock 70 kDa protein BIP3-like isoform X2: MKSVPSTLALLLFFVSAITILALALALGEDDVVIGIDLGSDYACVGVYINNNNNNNNNNSGRVEIIPNEQGNTATPSWVAFTDYDDDTGPLIGEAAKDQASLNAQRTIFHVKRLIGRKYDDPEVQRDINLLPYEVVYKDGKPCIQVKVRNKTKVFSPEEISAMILAKLKENAEAYLGKKIKHAVVTVPAYFTDAQRQATTSASNIAGLNVVKILDETTAAATAYGLDNKEQKNILVYHLGGGVGGGKIDDVNILTINNGVFELKGATSTGDSHMRGKDSFGVLRMMGSVIKLFKRKYNNNNNNEEKIKALEPIKKALEDAGINKTDIHEIVLVGGTSRIPKVQQLLKDFFNGKEPKKKGINPIEAVAFGAAVEGGVLFRLREGEDQLFLDNTDPFRLLIKMNVGLMTKLVSKGAIFTPINESRTLSTYPDPKTLVSIKVFEGERSIRKDYHELFRTAPLRSWGVHESIKSSTLADANGTQHVKAEENKVGKAKRSLLIPIGIVKKEPGELAVLDEELSKTMYARFKLQNFIYSMRSAFKLIDKMDLYDMINYDCKLIQALEWLLHDSQIMNAEKDDFDKKLMEVARVCFQVIKQFVEKSGGTSSPTL, from the exons atgaaatcaGTGCCGTCAACTTTAGCGCTGCTGCTTTTCTTTGTTTCAG CGATAACAATATTAGCATTAGCATTAGCATTAGGAGAGGATGACGTTGTGATTGGAATCGACCTTGGAAGTGACTATGCTTGTGTGGGAGTgtacatcaacaacaacaacaacaacaacaacaacaacagtgGTCGTGTAGAGATCATACCGAATGAACAAGGCAATACAGCCACACCCTCATGGGTTGCATTCACTGATTATGATGATGATACCGGCCCTTTAATTGGCGAGGCTGCAAAGGATCAAGCGTCTCTCAACGCACAGCGCACTATATTCCATGTCAAGCGGCTTATTGGAAGGAA GTATGATGATCCGGAAGTTCAGAGAGATATTAACTTGTTACCGTATGAGGTTGTGTACAAGGATGGAAAGCCTTGTATTCAGGTCAAAgttagaaacaaaacaaaggtGTTTAGTCCCGAAGAAATCAGTGCTATGATATTGGCTAAGTTGAAGGAAAACGCTGAGGCTTATCTGGGGAAGAAAATTAAACACGCTGTCGTCACCGTTCCAG CTTATTTCACAGATGCGCAGAGGCAGGCTACTACGAGTGCAAGCAACATTGCCGGGCTCAATGTTGTTAAGATACTGGATGAGACTACGGCTGCAGCGACCGCCTATGGCCTAGACAACAAAGAACAGAAGAACATATTGGTTTATCATCTCGGTGGTGGAGTTGGTGGTGGTAAAATTGATGATGTTAACATCTTGACCATCAATAATGGTGTGTTCGAGCTCAAGGGAGCTACAAGTACTGGAGACAGCCACATGAGAGGTAAAGACAGCTTCGGAGTCCTCAGAATGATGGGTTCTGTCATCAAATTATTCAAGAGGAAgtacaacaataacaacaacaacgagGAGAAGATTAAGGCTCTTGAGCCAATTAAAAAGGCTTTAGAAGATGCTGGCATTAATAAAACAGATATCCATGAGATTGTGCTTGTTGGAGGGACTAGTCGAATTCCTAAGGTGCAACAGTTGTTGAAGGACTTCTTCAACGGGAAAGAGCCGAAGAAAAAGGGTATCAATCCTATTGAGGCTGTTGCTTTTGGTGCAGCAGTTGAGGGTGGAGTCCTCTTCAGACTCAGAGAAGGAGAAG ATCAACTTTTCCTTGATAATACTGATCCTTTTCGTCTCCTTATCAAAATGAATGTTGGTTTGATGACCAAATTGGTTAGCAAGGGTGCCATCTTTACTCCAATTAACGAGTCTCGGACCTTGAGCACTTATCCAGACCCGAAGACCCTAGTATCCATCAAG GTGTTTGAAGGTGAAAGAAGCATCAGAAAGGATTACCATGAACTATTTAGAACTGCACCTCTTCGAAG CTGGGGAGTGCATGAAAGTATAAAGAGCTCTACGCTGGCTGATGCAAATGGCACCCAACATGTGAAAGCAGAGGAGAACAAGGTCGGAAAGGCTAAGAGGTCTCTGCTTATCCCAATCGGGATAGTGAAGAAGGAGCCTGGGGAACTTGCTGTACTGGACGAAGAGTTGTCGAAAACAATGTATGCCAGGTTCAAGCTTCAGAACTTCATATACAGCATGAGGTCCGCCTTCAAGCTGATCGATAAGATGGACTTGTATGACATGATAAATTATGACTGCAAACTTATACAAGCTCTTGAGTGGTTGCTGCATGACAGTCAAATTATGAATGCAGAGAAGGATGATTTTGATAAGAAGCTGATGGAGGTGGCTCGAGTGTGCTTTCAAGTTATAAAGCAATTTGTAGAGAAGAGCGGTGGAACTTCTTCTCCTACTCTATAG